The proteins below are encoded in one region of Streptomyces sp. NBC_00490:
- a CDS encoding MFS transporter, with translation MPTVGDLRRLGCPGSSALLTAYLLTMAVSTPIWSKLGDLYSRKGSYLASITVFLVGSVLCGIAQDMQQLIAFRALQGLGAGGLFVGALSLIGTLLAPAEAGRAQSLIGVLLPAATIGGPLVGGFLTDQWDWRWVFYVNVPVGVTALALVSFGVRLRGERVRAQIDLAGAGLLTVAILALTLLASWAGTTYAWTSPQIIGLGVVFVATLAAFVRVERRAPEPVIPPRLFRDRNFTVAQVLSFVTGEAMLATASYLPQYMQFVQDMSSTESGLLLIPLTLGMIGAQLFIGRRVSNGGRYRHYPIAGGALATVGALALLTLRTGTTPGLASGLTLVLGVGIGCLMQPMMLITMNSAELRDMGAASGTQTLLRTIGGSLGVAVLGSVYTKRLTATVTDRLGADGQRLTDGELTPALLRDLPSPVQDAFRAGVIDGLHGVALGTAALCVVTFAVSWLIREVPLRGRDSS, from the coding sequence GTGCCAACGGTCGGCGACCTGCGTCGCCTGGGGTGCCCCGGCAGTAGCGCCTTGCTCACCGCCTATCTGCTCACCATGGCCGTCTCCACCCCGATATGGAGCAAGCTCGGCGATCTGTACAGCCGCAAAGGCAGCTACCTCGCGTCCATCACGGTCTTCCTCGTCGGCTCCGTACTGTGCGGAATCGCCCAGGACATGCAGCAGTTGATCGCCTTCCGGGCGCTGCAGGGCCTCGGCGCGGGCGGCCTGTTCGTGGGAGCTCTCTCCCTCATCGGCACGCTGCTCGCTCCGGCGGAGGCCGGGCGGGCCCAGTCGCTCATCGGGGTGCTGCTGCCCGCCGCGACGATCGGCGGGCCGCTGGTCGGGGGATTCCTCACCGACCAGTGGGACTGGCGCTGGGTGTTCTACGTCAATGTGCCGGTCGGCGTCACGGCACTCGCCCTCGTCAGCTTCGGGGTGCGACTGCGCGGCGAACGCGTCAGGGCGCAGATCGACCTGGCCGGCGCGGGGCTGCTGACCGTCGCGATCCTCGCCCTGACACTGCTCGCGAGCTGGGCAGGGACCACGTACGCCTGGACATCACCGCAGATCATCGGGCTCGGCGTGGTGTTCGTGGCGACGCTCGCCGCCTTCGTGCGCGTGGAGCGGCGCGCCCCGGAGCCGGTGATCCCGCCCCGATTGTTCCGCGACCGCAACTTCACGGTGGCGCAGGTCCTGAGCTTCGTCACGGGTGAGGCCATGCTGGCGACGGCGAGCTATCTGCCGCAGTACATGCAGTTCGTGCAGGACATGTCGTCCACAGAGAGCGGCCTGCTGCTCATCCCGCTGACGCTCGGCATGATCGGCGCGCAGCTCTTCATCGGGCGGCGCGTGAGCAACGGCGGCCGCTACCGCCACTACCCGATCGCGGGCGGCGCGTTGGCCACGGTGGGTGCGCTGGCCCTGCTGACGCTCCGCACCGGCACGACCCCGGGTCTGGCCTCCGGTCTGACCCTCGTGCTCGGCGTGGGTATCGGCTGCCTGATGCAGCCGATGATGCTGATCACGATGAACAGCGCCGAACTCCGCGACATGGGCGCGGCCAGCGGCACCCAGACACTGCTGCGCACCATCGGTGGATCGCTCGGCGTCGCAGTCCTCGGTTCCGTTTATACGAAACGTCTCACCGCCACTGTCACGGACCGGCTCGGCGCTGACGGCCAGCGACTGACCGACGGGGAACTCACTCCCGCGCTGCTGCGGGACCTGCCGAGCCCAGTCCAGGACGCGTTCCGGGCCGGCGTCATCGACGGGCTGCACGGTGTCGCGCTCGGCACGGCGGCACTGTGCGTCGTGACGTTCGCGGTGTCCTGGCTGATCCGGGAGGTCCCGCTGCGGGGCAGAGACTCTTCCTGA
- a CDS encoding transposase: protein MWHNLGEAAERAVARHRQCLRVLVPDREAKAEPPAPPEEKADSPWRSERFANRVRARHATVHALLEAGHSRRSIGRQLQMTHRTVKSLTDAAKPEDLFRGQWKHNRTSVLDEYKAYLDERWDEGCTNAWKLWKEIVPLGYRGSYGRVSAYLREKRTSPRPVAAQQPAPRVVTRWILSRPETLTEIEQLRLKTVLANCPELDALTGHVRSFARMLTERQGERLPQWLDAVRQDDLPSLHTLAASIDRGRDAVIAGLTLPWNSGVIEGLVNRIKMLKRQMFGRAGFGLLRKRVLLAP, encoded by the coding sequence TTGTGGCACAACCTCGGGGAAGCCGCCGAGCGGGCTGTCGCCCGACACCGCCAGTGCCTTCGCGTCCTGGTCCCCGATCGCGAGGCGAAGGCCGAACCACCGGCGCCGCCCGAGGAGAAGGCGGACTCTCCATGGCGGAGCGAGCGGTTCGCCAACCGTGTCCGAGCCAGGCACGCCACGGTCCACGCGCTGCTGGAAGCCGGCCACAGCCGCCGTTCCATCGGGCGTCAGCTCCAGATGACCCACCGCACCGTCAAGAGCCTCACCGACGCTGCGAAGCCGGAAGACCTCTTTCGCGGCCAGTGGAAGCACAACAGGACCTCCGTCCTCGACGAGTACAAGGCCTACCTGGACGAACGTTGGGACGAGGGCTGCACCAACGCCTGGAAGCTCTGGAAGGAGATCGTTCCCTTGGGCTATCGCGGCAGCTACGGCCGGGTCAGCGCCTACCTGCGAGAGAAGCGGACCTCGCCACGGCCGGTCGCCGCGCAGCAGCCGGCACCCCGCGTGGTGACGAGATGGATCCTCAGCCGACCCGAGACGCTGACCGAGATCGAACAGCTCCGGCTCAAGACCGTCCTGGCCAACTGCCCTGAACTCGATGCCCTGACCGGTCACGTCCGGTCCTTCGCCCGCATGCTCACCGAGCGCCAGGGTGAACGACTCCCGCAGTGGCTCGACGCCGTCCGCCAGGACGACCTGCCCAGCCTCCACACTCTCGCGGCCAGCATCGACCGAGGCCGCGACGCGGTCATCGCCGGCCTCACGCTGCCCTGGAACTCCGGAGTCATCGAAGGCCTCGTCAATCGGATCAAGATGCTCAAGCGCCAGATGTTCGGCCGCGCAGGCTTCGGCCTTCTTCGCAAACGGGTCCTGCTCGCCCCGTAG
- a CDS encoding DUF4259 domain-containing protein produces MGTWDTGPFDNDTAADFANALDDAEPEAREALIRGVLIRTIDATGYLTEAEEAVAAALIAAQCPGGEPVDMSYGPETPMPVFPSDLRALADEALARIACDEDGPDSNWVDPEDWKQWRSILTRLRAVLVPPPPSIALFDIQP; encoded by the coding sequence ATGGGCACCTGGGATACCGGTCCCTTCGACAACGACACAGCCGCGGACTTCGCCAACGCCCTCGACGATGCCGAGCCCGAAGCGCGCGAAGCCCTGATCCGAGGCGTCCTCATTCGGACGATCGACGCCACCGGCTATCTCACGGAAGCAGAAGAGGCGGTGGCCGCCGCCTTGATCGCGGCGCAATGTCCCGGAGGCGAACCCGTCGACATGTCCTACGGCCCGGAAACACCCATGCCCGTGTTCCCTTCCGACCTTCGGGCACTCGCCGACGAAGCCCTCGCCCGCATCGCATGCGACGAGGATGGGCCGGACTCAAACTGGGTCGACCCGGAGGACTGGAAGCAGTGGCGGTCCATACTCACGCGCCTTCGCGCAGTGCTTGTTCCGCCGCCACCTTCCATCGCTCTCTTCGACATCCAGCCATAG
- a CDS encoding GNAT family N-acetyltransferase, protein MPSRDEIVLPPSIRLSGDGILLREWAESDLSALIELYDDPEIDRWTPVPSPFDSRAAREYLTKAREGREEGRKKAQLVITTDGEKPRGEVLLFRSALDARDIELAYGVGSQHRRQGLASRAVTLTADYACRQLDARRVLLRIETGNSASVAVAHATGFQLTDDEPITREAKGRQVTLLTWCYQNGGADSLST, encoded by the coding sequence ATGCCCAGCCGAGATGAGATCGTTCTGCCGCCAAGCATTCGGTTATCAGGAGACGGGATACTGCTCAGAGAGTGGGCCGAGTCCGACCTGTCCGCGTTGATTGAGCTCTATGACGATCCCGAGATCGACCGCTGGACTCCAGTGCCCTCTCCGTTTGACTCCAGGGCGGCGCGTGAGTACCTGACCAAGGCTCGCGAAGGCCGCGAGGAAGGGCGCAAGAAAGCGCAATTGGTGATCACTACCGACGGTGAGAAGCCGCGCGGTGAGGTCCTCCTCTTTCGCAGCGCGCTCGACGCGCGGGACATCGAGCTCGCTTATGGCGTCGGCAGCCAACATCGGCGACAGGGCCTGGCCTCACGAGCTGTCACGTTGACGGCTGACTACGCCTGTCGCCAGCTGGACGCAAGGCGCGTGCTGCTGCGCATTGAAACAGGGAACTCCGCGAGTGTGGCTGTCGCTCACGCAACTGGCTTTCAGCTCACCGACGACGAGCCCATCACGCGCGAGGCTAAGGGCCGCCAGGTGACATTGCTTACCTGGTGTTATCAGAACGGCGGAGCAGATTCTCTCTCGACTTGA